The proteins below come from a single Cervus elaphus chromosome 4, mCerEla1.1, whole genome shotgun sequence genomic window:
- the ZNF574 gene encoding zinc finger protein 574: MTEESEETVLYIEHRYVCSECNQLYGSLEEVLMHQNSHVPQQHFELVGVAEPGVTVAAEAASGTGLYQTLVQESQYQCLECGQLLMSPSQLLEHQELHLKMLAPQEAVPAEPPPKAPALSSSTIHYECVDCKALFASQELWLNHRQTHLRATPTKPPTPVVLGSPVVVGSPVGQTRVAVEHSYRKAEEGGEGAAVPSAAATTTEVVTEVELLLYKCSECSQLFQLPADFLEHQATHFPAPAPESEEPALQPEALTPAPAEVPVSQPEPVPSSDHSYELRNGEALGRDRRGRRARRNNSGEPGGAATQELFCSACDQLFLSPHQLQQHLRSHREGVFKCPLCSRVFPSPSSLDQHLGDHSSESHFLCVDCGLAFGTEALLLAHRRAHTPNPLHSCPCGKTFVNLTKFLYHRRTHGVGGVPLPTTPVPPEEPVLGFPEPAPAETGEPEAPEPPAAEESSAEPTAPGTYRCLLCSREFGKALQLTRHQRFVHRLERRHKCSICGKMFKKKSHVRNHLRTHTGERPFPCPDCSKPFNSPANLARHRLTHTGERPYRCGDCGKAFTQSSTLRQHRLVHAQHFPYRCQECGVRFHRPYRLLMHRYHHTGEYPYKCRECPRSFLLRRLLEVHQLVAHAGRQPHRCSSCGAAFPSSLRLREHRCAAAAAQAPRRFECGTCGKKVGSAARLQAHEAAHAAAGPGEVLAKEPPAPRAPRAARTPVASPTALGSTAPAAPAAPTRRRGLECSECKKLFSTETSLQVHRRIHTGERPYPCPDCGKAFRQSTHLKDHRRLHTGERPFACEVCGKAFAISMRLAEHRRIHTGERPYSCPDCGKSYRSFSNLWKHRKTHQQQHQAAVRQQLAEAEAAVGLAVMETAVEALPLVEAIEIYPLAEAEGVQITG, from the coding sequence ATGACTGAAGAGTCAGAGGAAACGGTCCTGTACATTGAGCACCGCTATGTCTGCTCTGAGTGCAACCAGCTCTATGGATCCCTGGAGGAGGTACTCATGCATCAGAACTCCCACGTGCCCCAGCAGCACTTCGAGCTGGTGGGCGTGGCTGAGCCCGGAGTCACTGTGGCCGCAGAGGCAGCTTCTGGCACGGGCCTCTATCAGACCCTCGTCCAGGAGAGCCAGTACCAGTGCTTGGAGTGTGGGCAGCTGCTCATGTCACCCAGCCAGCTCCTGGAGCACCAGGAGCTGCACCTGAAGATGCTGGCGCCCCAGGAGGCcgtgccagctgagccaccacccAAGGCGCCGgccctgagctccagcaccatccACTATGAGTGTGTGGATTGCAAGGCTCTCTTTGCCAGCCAGGAGCTCTGGCTGAACCACCGGCAGACGCACCTCCGGGCCACTCCCACCAAGCCTCCGACTCCAGTTGTCCTGGGGTCCCCAGTTGTCGTGGGGTCCCCCGTGGGCCAGACCCGCGTGGCTGTGGAGCACTCGTACCGCAAAGCAGAAGAGGGCGGGGAAGGGGCAGCTGTCCCCTCTGCCGCTGCCACCACCACCGAGGTGGTGACCGAGGTGGAGCTGCTTCTCTACAAGTGTTCGGAGTGCTCGCAGCTCTTCCAGCTGCCAGCCGACTTCCTGGAGCATCAGGCCACCCACTTCCCTGCTCCCGCCCCAGAGTCTGAGGAGCCTGCCTTGCAGCCGGAGGCTCTGACCCCAGCACCGGCGGAGGTGCCTGTGTCTCAGCCTGAGCCTGTGCCGTCCTCTGACCACAGTTATGAGCTGCGCAACGGGGAAGCCCTTGGGCGAGATCGCCGGGGACGCAGGGCGCGGAGGAACAACAGCGGAGAGCCAGGCGGGGCAGCCACCCAGGAGCTCTTTTGCTCAGCCTGTGACCAGCTCTTTCTCTCACCTCACCAGCTACAGCAGCACCTGCGGAGTCACCGGGAGGGTGTCTTCAAGTGCCCCCTGTGCAGTCGTGTCTTCCCCAGCCCTTCCAGTCTGGACCAGCACCTTGGAGACCACAGCAGTGAGTCTCATTTCCTGTGCGTGGACTGTGGCCTGGCCTTTGGCACGGAGGCCCTCCTCCTGGCCCACCGGCGAGCCCACACCCCCAATCCTCTGCATTCGTGTCCGTGTGGAAAGACCTTTGTCAACCTCACCAAATTCCTTTATCACCGGCGTACCCACGGGGTTGGGGGTGTCCCTCTGCCCACAACACCAGTCCCCCCGGAGGAGCCCGTCCTTGGCTTCCCTGAGCCAGCCCCGGCAGAGACTGGAGAGCCGGAGGCCCCGGAGCCCCCCGCGGCGGAGGAGAGCTCAGCTGAGCCCACCGCCCCAGGTACTTACCGCTGCCTCCTATGCAGTCGCGAGTTTGGCAAGGCGCTGCAGCTGACCCGGCACCAGCGTTTTGTGCACCGGCTGGAACGGCGCCATAAGTGTAGCATCTGCGGCAAGATGTTCAAGAAGAAGTCGCACGTGCGTAACCACCTGCGCACGCACACGGGCGAGCGGCCGTTCCCCTGCCCGGACTGCTCCAAGCCCTTCAACTCTCCCGCCAACCTGGCCCGCCACCGCCTCACGCACACAGGGGAGCGGCCCTACCGCTGCGGGGACTGTGGCAAGGCCTTCACCCAGAGCTCCACGCTGAGGCAGCACCGCCTGGTGCACGCCCAGCACTTCCCGTACCGCTGCCAGGAGTGCGGGGTGCGCTTTCACCGGCCCTACCGCCTGCTCATGCACCGCTACCACCACACGGGCGAGTACCCTTATAAGTGTCGCGAGTGCCCCCGCTCCTTCCTGCTGCGCCGGCTGCTGGAGGTGCACCAGCTGGTGGCCCACGCCGGGCGCCAGCCCCACCGCTGCTCGTCCTGTGGTgctgccttcccctcctccctgcgGCTGCGGGAGCACCGATGTGCAGCTGCGGCCGCCCAGGCCCCGCGGCGCTTCGAGTGCGGCACGTGTGGCAAGAAGGTGGGCTCCGCCGCTCGTCTGCAGGCGCACGAGGCCGCCCACGCGGCGGCTGGGCCGGGGGAGGTCCTGGCTAAGGAGCCCCCGGCCCCTCGGGCCCCGCGGGCTGCGCGCACACCCGTTGCCTCCCCGACGGCCCTCGGGAGCACGGCCCCCGCTGCGCCTGCGGCCCCCACGCGTCGACGTGGCCTGGAGTGCAGCGAGTGCAAGAAGCTCTTCAGCACGGAGACGTCACTGCAGGTGCACCGGCGCATCCACACGGGCGAGCGGCCGTACCCGTGCCCGGACTGTGGCAAAGCCTTCCGGCAGAGTACCCACCTGAAGGACCACCGCCGCCTGCACACCGGGGAGCGGCCGTTCGCCTGTGAAGTGTGTGGCAAGGCCTTTGCCATCTCCATGCGCTTGGCAGAACATCGCCGCATCCACACGGGCGAGCGGCCCTACTCGTGCCCCGACTGTGGCAAGAGCTACCGCTCCTTCTCCAACCTGTGGAAGCACCGCAAGACccaccagcagcagcaccaggcAGCCGTGCGGCAGCAGCTGGCCGAGGCCGAAGCCGCCGTCGGCCTGGCTGTGATGGAGACTGCAGTGGAGGCTCTGCCCCTGGTGGAGGCCATTGAGATCTACCCTCTGGCTGAGGCCGAGGGGGTCCAGATCACTGGCTGA
- the POU2F2 gene encoding LOW QUALITY PROTEIN: POU domain, class 2, transcription factor 2 (The sequence of the model RefSeq protein was modified relative to this genomic sequence to represent the inferred CDS: deleted 1 base in 1 codon), producing the protein MAKTAAPTDGSSEIRMSKPLEAEKQGLDSPSEHTDTERNGPDTNHQNPQNKTSPFSVSPTGPGTKVGILSGLHLTFWGPGPCLSPPQIKAEDPSGDSAPAAPPPPQPAQPHLPQAQLMLTGSQLAGLTALMPAQQQLLLQQAQAQLLAAAVQQSSAAAAAAASTSSSSSSSSSSSTSQPPASSSSGGGDLPPPQSASQPPGTPQLTLSQPIQLTAQDIQQLLQLQQLVLVPGHHLQPPAQFLLPQAQQSQPGLLPTPNLFQLPQQTQGALLTSQPRAGLPTQPPKCLEPPSHPEEPSDLEELEQFARTFKQRRIKLGFTQGDVGLAMGKLYGNDFSQTTISRFEALNLSFKNMCKLKPLLEKWLNDAETMSVDSSLPSPNQLSSPSLGFDGLPGRRRKKRTSIETNVRFALEKSFLANQKPTSEEILLIAEQLHMEKEVIRVWFCNRRQKEKRINPCSAAPMLPSPGKPASYSPHLVTPQGGAGTLPLSQASSSLSTTVTTLSSAVGTLHPSRTGGGGGAGGGAAPPLNSIPSVTPPPPATTNSTNPSPQGSHSAIGLSGLSPSTGSTMVGLSSGLSPALMSNNPLATIQALASGGTLPLTSLDSSGNLVLGAAGAAPGSPGLVTSPLFLNHAGLPLLSAPPGVGLVSAAAAAVAASISSKSPGLSSSSSSSSSSSSSTCSETAAQTPGGPGGPEVGSKPE; encoded by the exons AAATAAGAATGTCTAAGCCCCTGGAGGCCGAGAAGCAAGGTCTGGACTCCCCCTCAGAGCACACAG ACACTGAAAGAAATGGACCAGACACTAACCATCAG AACCCCCAGAATAAGACCTCCCCGTTCTCCGTGTCCCCGACTGGCCCCGGCACCAAG GTGGGCATTCTCTCTGGCCTCCACTTAACATTCTGGGGTCCCGGACCCTGCCTCTCTCCCCCCCAGATCAAGGCTGAAGACCCCAGCGGCGACTCAGCCCCAGCAGCACCCCCGCCTCCGCAGCCGGCTCAGCCACACTTGCCCCAGGCCCAGCTCATGTTGACTGGCAGCCAGCTAGCCGGA CTCACGGCCCTGATGCCGGCTCAGCAGCAGCTCCTCCTGCAGCAAGCGCAGGCCCAGCTCCTGGCCGCCGCCGTGCAGCAGTccagcgccgccgccgccgccgccgcctccacctcctcctcctcttcctcctcctcctcctcctcgacCTCgcagcccccagcctcctcctcctccggggGAGGCGACCTGCCACCACCACAGTCTGCCAGCCAGCCCCCAGGAACCCCACAGCTCACCCTGTCCCAGCCCATCCAACTCACAGCACAG GACATCCAGCAGCTCCTCCAGCTCCAGCAGCTGGTGCTTGTGCCAGGTCACCACCTCCAGCCACCTGCTCAGTTCCTGCTGCCACAGGCCCAGCAGAGTCAGCCAG GCCTGCTACCGACGCCAAATCTATTCCAGCTACCTCAGCAAACCCAGGGAGCTCTTCTGACCTCCCAGCCCCGGGCAGGGCTGCCCACACAG CCCCCCAAATGCTTGGAGCCACCATCCCATCCCGAGGAGCCCAGTGATCTGGAGGAGCTGGAGCAGTTCGCTCGCACCTTCAAGCAACGCCGCATCAAGCTGGGTTTCACACAG GGTGACGTGGGCCTGGCCATGGGCAAGCTCTATGGCAACGACTTCAGCCAGACGACCATTTCCCGCTTCGAGGCCCTCAACCTGAGCTTCAAGAACATGTGCAAACTCAAGCCCCTTCTGGAGAAGTGGCTCAACGATGCAG AGACTATGTCTGTGGACTCAAGCCTGCCCAGCCCCAACCAGCTGAGCAGCCCCAGCCTAGGTTTCGACGGGCTCCCCGGCCGGAGACGCAAGAAGAGGACCAGCATCGAGACAAACGTCCGCTTCGCCTTAGAGAAGAGTTTTCTAGCG AACCAGAAGCCTACCTCAGAGGAGATCCTGTTGATCGCAGAGCAGCTGCACATGGAGAAGGAAGTAATCCGCGTCTGGTTCTGCAACCGGCGCCAGAAGGAGAAACGCATCAACCCCTGCAGCGCGGCCCCCATGCTGCCCAGTCCGGGCAAGCCGGCCAGCTACAGCCCCCACCTG gtCACACCGCAAGGGGGCGCCGGGACCCTGCCATTGTCCCAAGCTTCCAGCAGTCTGAGCACAACAG TTACTACCTTATCCTCAGCTGTGGGGACACTCCACCCTAGCCGGacaggtggagggggtggggccgggggcggggccgcgccCCCCCTCAATTCCATCCCCTCtgtcacc cccccacccccggccaccACCAACAGCACAAATCCCAGCCCTCAAGGCAGCCACTCGGCTATCGGCTTGTCGGGCCTGAGCCCCAGCACGGG AAGCACAATGGTGGGGTTGAGCTCCGGGCTGAGTCCAGCCCTCATGAGCAACAACCCTTTGGCCACTATCCAAG ccctggccTCTGGTGGAACCCTCCCCCTTACCAGCCTTGACAGCAGCGGGAACCTGGTGCTGGGGGCGGCTGGCGCAGCCCCAGGGAGCCCAGGCCTGGTGACCTCACCACTCTTCTTGAACCACGCTGGGCTGCCCCTGCTCAGCGCCCCGCCTGGCGTGGGCCTGGTCTCGGCAGCCGCTGCGGCCGTGGCGGCCTCCATCTCCAGCAAGTCTCCTGGCCtctcctcgtcctcctcctcgtcctcctcctcgtcctcctccaCCTGCAGTGAGACGGCAGCACAGACCCCTGGAGGCCCAGGGGGACCCGAGGTAGGGTCCAAGCCCGAGTGA